From a region of the Pleuronectes platessa chromosome 22, fPlePla1.1, whole genome shotgun sequence genome:
- the rtcb gene encoding LOW QUALITY PROTEIN: RNA-splicing ligase RtcB homolog (The sequence of the model RefSeq protein was modified relative to this genomic sequence to represent the inferred CDS: deleted 1 base in 1 codon): protein MSRSYNDELQFLDKLSSNCWRIKKGFVPNMQVEGIFYVNDPLEKLMFEELRNACRGGGFGGFLPAMKQIGNVAALPGIIHRSIGLPDVHSGYGFAIGNMAAFDMSNPDSVVSPGGVGFDINCGVRLLRTNLDERDVQPLKEQLAQSLFNHIPVGVGSKGVIPMGAKDLEEALEMGVDWSLREGYAWAEDKEHCEEYGRMLQADPNKVSSKAKKRGLPQLGTLGAGNHYCEIQVVDEIYDDYAAKKMGIDHKGQVCVMIHSGSRGLGHQVATDALVAMEKAMKRDQIVVNDRQLACARITSPEGQDYLKGMAAAGNYAWVNRSSMTFLTRQAFAEVFTTTPDDLDMHVIYDVSHNIAKVEEHMVDGRQKTLLVHRKGSTRAFPPHHPLIPVDYQLTGQPVLIGGTMGTCSYVLTGTEKGMTETFGTTCHGAGRALSRAKSRRNLDFQDVLDKLADKGIAIRVASPKLVMEEAPESYKNVTDVVNTCHDAGISKKAIKLRPIAVIKG, encoded by the exons ATGAGCCGAAGTTACAACGATGAGCTGCAGTTCCTGGACAAACTGTCCAGTAACTGCTGGAGGATCAAGAAAGGCTTCGTGCCCAACATGCAG GTGGAGGGGATCTTCTACGTCAACGACCCTCTGGAGAAACTGATGTTTGAGGAGCTTCGTAACGCCTGTCGAGGAGGAg gcTTCGGCGGCTTCCTTCCTGCCATGAAGCAGATTGGGAACGTGGCGGCGCTGCCGGGGATCATCCAC AGGTCCATCGGGCTCCCTGACGTCCACTCCGGGTACGGGTTTGCGATCGGGAACATGGCGGCCTTCGACATGAGCAACCCTGACTCTGTGGTGTCTCCAG GTGGCGTCGGCTTCGACATCAACTGCGGCGTCCGTCTCCTGAGGACGAACCTGGACGAGCGGGACGTGCAGCCGCTGAAGGAGCAGCTGGCCCAGAGTCTGTTCAACCACATCCCGGTCGGGGTCGGGTCCAAGGGCGTCATCCCCATGGGCGCCAA GGACCTGGAGGAGGCCCTGGAGATGGGCGTGGACTGGTCCCTGAGGGAGGGCTACGCCTGGGCCGAGGACAAGGAGCACTGTGAGGAGTACGGCCGGATGCTGCAGGCCGACCCCAACAAGGTGTCGTCCAAGGCCAAGAAGAGAGGCCTCCCCCAG CTGGGAACTCTGGGAGCAGGAAACCACTACTGTGAGATCCAGGTGGTGGACGAGATCTACGACGACTACGCCGCCAAGAAGATGGGCATCGACCACAAAGGTCAGGTGTGTGTGATGATCCACAGCGGCAGCAGAGGCCTGGGACACCAGGTGGCCACAG ATGCCCTGGTGGCCATGGAGAAGGCGATGAAGAGGGATCAGATCGTGGTGAACGACCGGCAGCTGGCGTGCGCTCGCATCACGTCCCCGGAGGGGCAGGACTACCTGAAGGGCATGGCTGCGGCAGGAAACTACGCCTGGGTCAACCGCTCGTCCATGACCTTCCTCACCAGACAG GCGTTCGCCGAGGTCTTCACCACGACGCCGGACGACCTGGACATGCACGTCATCTACGACGTGTCTCACAACATCGCCAAGGTGGAGGAGCACATGGTGGACGGGAGACAGAAGACGCTGCTGGTCCACCGCAAAGGATCCACGCGAGCg ttccccccccaccacccgcTCATCCCGGTCGACTACCAG CTCACAGGTCAGCCGGTGCTGATCGGAGGGACGATGGGGACCTGCAGCTACGTCCTGACGGGGACGGAGAAGGGGATGACGGAGACGTTCGGTACCACGTGTCACGGAGCG GGTCGCGCTCTCTCTCGGGCGAAGTCCCGCAGGAACCTGGACTTCCAGGACGTCCTGGACAAGCTCGCCGACAAGGGCATCGCCATCCGAGTGGCTTCACCCAAactggtgatggaggag GCTCCGGAGTCGTACAAGAACGTGACGGACGTGGTGAACACGTGTCACGACGCTGGGATCAGTAAGAAGGCCATCAAGCTGCGGCCCATCGCTGTGATCAAAGGCTGA